From the genome of Eucalyptus grandis isolate ANBG69807.140 chromosome 2, ASM1654582v1, whole genome shotgun sequence, one region includes:
- the LOC104421763 gene encoding LOW QUALITY PROTEIN: zinc finger protein BRUTUS (The sequence of the model RefSeq protein was modified relative to this genomic sequence to represent the inferred CDS: inserted 1 base in 1 codon) — MSTPLAGSGGGGGVAVLSNAVESGGGGVDSAPAGLWRRRRRRCAASTSXELKSPILIILYFHKAILNELDALHQFAVAYATGQRADIEPLLGRYHFLRSMCKHHTSAEDEVIFPALDIRVKNVAQTYSLEHEGESNLFDHLFDLLNNVARMDENFPRELASCTGALQTSISQHMAKEEEQVFPLLTEKFSFEEQASLVWQFLCSIPVNMMMEFLPWLSSSISHEEYQDLCKCLSKIVPEEELLQQVIFTWMKGSNAASAVEKNADGPQAQHVAEYDISTSNTSKCACDSSKAGKRKYSESIAFSDSTSSHPIDEILLWHSAIKRELLEIAEEARKIQVCGDFMDLSSFNERLQFIAEVCIFHSVAEDKVIFPAVDGELSFIQEHAEEESQLNEFRCLIERIQSAGATSTSSADFYEQLCSHADQIIETIQRHFHSEEVQVLPLARRHFSFKRQRELLYQSLCMMPLKLIERVLPWLVGSLSKEEARNFIRNMQLAAPVSDAALVTLFTGWACKGHGQGVCLSPCGTGCCPFKRSPDIEEDYIQPSCACASASSTHSLSPQADDAKRPVKRNATVSCEDCKALDNPENLNACELPCGDRSCHVPGLGVNSSNLGLSSLSTAKSLRSLSFSSSAPSLNSSLFIWETDGQSSDDGCIARPIDTIFKFHKAIRKDLEFLDVESGKLSDCDEKFLRQFLGRFRLLWGLYRAHSNAEDDIVFPALESKEALHNVSHSYTLDHKQEEKLFEDISSVLSELSRLHEKLHRTSLLEQRSGNNDEIAGSDSTLKYKELATKLQGMCKSIKVTLDQHIFREELELWPLFGKHFSVQEQDKIVGRIIGTTGAEVLQSMLPWVTAALTLDEQNEMMDTWKQATRNTMFNEWLNEFLKGTGVSSLQAQSSEASTSHKGLELQETLDQSDQMFKPGWKDIFRMNQNELEAEIRKVYRDSSLDPRRKAYLVQNLMTSRWIAAQQKSPQEVIGETSNGNDIGGRSPSFRDSEKEVFGCEHYKRNCKIRAACCGKLFPCRFCHDNVSDHLINRKATKEMMCMFCLEIQPVGPICTTPSCNGVAMAKYYCSICKFFDDERNVYHCPFCNLCRVGKGLGVDYFHCMTCNCCLGMKLASHKCLEKGLETNCPICCDFLFTSSATVRALPCGHYMHSSCFQAYTCSHYTCPICSKSLGDMAVYFGMLDALLATEELPEEYRDRRQDILCNDCYQKGSARFHWLYHKCSNCGSYNTRVIKGATFDPNCLDSRQ; from the exons ATGTCGACGCCGTTGGcggggagcggcggcggcgggggcgtgGCGGTGCTCTCGAACGCCGTCGAGAGCGGCGGCGGGGGCGTGGATTCGGCCCCGGCGGGGctgtggcggcggcggcggcggcgatgtgCGGCCTCGACAA GCGAGCTCAAGTCGCCGATCCTGATCATCCTGTATTTCCACAAGGCGATCCTCAACGAGCTGGACGCGCTCCACCAGTTCGCCGTGGCCTACGCGACGGGGCAGCGCGCCGACATCGAGCCCCTCCTCGGGCGCTACCATTTCCTGCGATCGATGTGCAAGCATCACACCAGCGCCGAGGACGAG GTGATCTTTCCAGCTCTTGACATACGCGTAAAAAATGTGGCACAAACATATTCCTTGGAGCATGAGGGTGAAAGCAATCTCTTTGATCATCTATTTGACTTGCTAAACAATGTTGCACGGATGGATGAAAATTTTCCTAGGGAGCTGGCGTCTTGTACAGGAGCCCTCCAGACATCAATTAGCCAGCATATGGCAAAAGAAGAGGAGCAG GTCTTTCCCTTGCTTACTGAGAAGTTCTCATTTGAAGAGCAGGCATCTTTGGTTTGGCAGTTTTTATGCAGCATTCCTGTGAATATGATGATGGAATTCCTTCCATGGTTGTCTTCCTCTATTTCACATGAGGAATATCAAGATCTCTGTAAATGCTTAAGCAAGATAGTCCCAGAAGAAGAACTTCTTCAACAG GTTATTTTCACTTGGATGAAAGGGAGTAATGCCGCCAGTGCGGTTGAAAAAAATGCAGACGGACCTCAGGCACAACATGTTGCAGAGTACGATATCAGCACGTCGAACACTTCCAAGTGTGCATGTGACTCATCCAAGGCAGGGAAAAGGAAATACTCCGAGTCAATTGCCTTTTCTGACTCAACTTCCTCGCATCCAATAGATGAAATATTACTTTGGCATAGTGCTATTAAGAGAGAATTGCTTGAAATCGCTGAAGAGGCAAGAAAGATTCAAGTATGCGGTGACTTCATGGATTTATCATCCTTTAATGAGAGGCTCCAGTTTATTGCCGAAGTTTGTATTTTCCACAG CGTTGCTGAAGATAAAGTCATTTTTCCTGCCGTTGATGGGGAGCTGTCTTTCATCCAGGAgcatgctgaagaagaaagtCAACTCAATGAGTTCCGGTGCTTAATAGAAAGAATTCAAAGTGCTGGAGCAACCTCTACTTCGAGTGCTGATTTTTATGAGCAGTTATGCTCGCATGCTGATCAGATAATCGAAACCATACAGAGGCACTTCCATAGTGAAGAAGTTCAA GTTCTTCCATTGGCTAGAAGACATTTTAGCTTCAAGAGACAACGGGAGCTTTTGTATCAGAGCTTGTGCATGATGCCTCTGAAGTTGATTGAACGTGTTTTGCCATGGCTAGTAGGTTCTTTAAGTAAAGAGGAAGCTAGGAATTTCATTAGAAACATGCAGTTGGCAG CTCCAGTATCAGATGCTGCTCTGGTTACGCTTTTCACTGGGTGGGCTTGCAAGGGCCATGGTCAGGGCGTATGCTTATCTCCTTGCGGAACTGGTTGCTGCCCTTTTAAAAGGTCTCCAGACATTGAAGAAGATTATATTCAACCATCTTGTGCGTGTGCTTCTGCATCATCCACACATTCATTATCCCCCCAAGCTGACGATGCCAAAAGACCTGTCAAGCGAAATGCAACTGTATCATGTGAAGACTGCAAAGCCCTTGATAATCCGGAAAATTTAAATGCTTGTGAACTGCCCTGCGGTGATAGGTCTTGTCATGTCCCAGGTTTAGGAGTAAACTCTAGCAATCTGGGATTGAGCTCTTTATCCACAGCTAAGTCTCTGCGTTCTCTGTCTTTTAGCTCCTCTGCTCCCTCCCTTAATTCCAGTCTTTTTATCTGGGAAACGGACGGTCAATCTTCTGATGATGGATGCATTGCACGACCCATTGATacgattttcaaatttcataaagcAATACGTaaagatttggaatttttagaTGTGGAGTCTGGAAAGCTCAGTGATTGTGACGAGAAATTCCTCAGGCAGTTCCTTGGCAGATTTCGCCTTTTGTGGGGATTGTACCGAGCTCACAGCAATGCTGAGGATGACATTGTCTTCCCTGCCCTGGAATCCAAAGAGGCTCTTCATAATGTTAGTCACTCATATACACTTGACCACAAGCaggaagaaaaattatttgaagataTCTCAAGCGTTCTTTCTGAGCTTTCGCGACTCCATGAAAAATTGCACAGAACTTCACTATTGGAGCAACGTAGTGGAAATAATGATGAAATTGCTGGTAGTGATAGTACACTTAAGTACAAAGAACTTGCGACAAAGCTTCAAGGAATGTGCAAGTCTATCAAGGTTACTCTAGATCAGCATATATTCAGGGAAGAACTTGAGCTGTGGCCATTGTTTGGTAAACACTTTTCAGTGCAGGAGCAAGACAAAATAGTGGGTCGTATTATTGGAACTACAGGAGCTGAAGTGTTGCAATCCATGTTACCATGGGTAACAGCTGCACTTACACTGGATGAGCAGAACGAAATGATGGACACATGGAAACAGGCGACAAGGAACACGATGTTCAATGAGTGGCTAAATGAGTTTTTGAAAGGAACTGGAGTATCATCTTTACAAGCTCAATCATCAGAGGCCAGCACATCACACAAAG GCCTTGAGCTTCAAGAGACACTTGACCAAAGTGATCAGATGTTCAAGCCTGGGTGGAAGGATATCTTTCGAATGAACCAAAATGAGCTTGAGGCTGAGATTAGGAAGGTTTACCGGGATTCATCTCTTGATCCTCGGAGAAAAGCAtatcttgtccaaaatctcaTGACTAG TCGCTGGATAGCAGCTCAGCAGAAGTCGCCTCAAGAAGTGATTGGAGAAACTTCAAATGGCAATGATATAGGGGGGCGTTCACCATCTTTCCGAGATTCAGAGAAAGAAGTGTTTGGGTGTGAACATTACAAAAGAAATTGCAAGATTCGAGCTGCATGTTGTGGCAAATTGTTTCCTTGTAGATTTTGCCATGACAATGTCAGTGATCACTTAATTAATAG GAAAGCAACCAAAGAAATGATGTGTATGTTTTGCTTGGAGATTCAGCCAGTTGGTCCAATTTGCACTACCCCTTCTTGCAATGGAGTTGCAATGGCAAAGTACTATTGcagcatttgcaaattttttgatgatgaaAG GAATGTGTATCATTGCCCATTTTGCAATTTATGCCGTGTTGGAAAGGGTCTTGGAGTAGACTATTTCCACTGCATGACATGCAACTGCTGTCTAGGGATGAAGTTGGCAAGCCATAAGTGCTTGGAGAAAGGTCTTGAAACAAACTGCCCTATTTGCTGTGATTTCTTATTCACATCTAGCGCAACAGTCAGAGCTCTACCATGTGGCCATTATATGCATTCATCTTGCtttcag gCATACACTTGCAGTCATTATACCTGTCCAATATGCAGCAAGTCACTGGGAGATATGGCG GTTTACTTTGGCATGCTTGATGCCCTGCTCGCTACTGAGGAGCTTCCAGAGGAATACAGGGACCGACGTCAG GATATCCTGTGCAACGACTGCTATCAAAAGGGATCGGCCCGTTTTCACTGGCTGTATCACAAGTGCTCAAACTGCGGTTCATACAACACGAGGGTGATCAAGGGCGCGACGTTCGATCCCAACTGCTTGGACTCCCGTCAATAA